One genomic region from Acidimicrobiales bacterium encodes:
- a CDS encoding electron transfer flavoprotein subunit alpha/FixB family protein, producing MALSKIWVHVEVNEGTVAPITLEILTRARALADTVEAFVGGSADGLAEVLGAHGATKVLATGDLGGGLQGAHVAGALAAAIEGGDAPDALFFGTTYDGRDIAARLSVKLDKPVISNNTDVEVDGDNLAVSTPIFGGTQVVKTRFAAGSPAIALFRPKSFVAEASAGGPAEVAELARGDVGAAGAAKVLDRHVEETSGPKLDEAAVVVAGGRGLGEAGKFDMIETLAKLLKGAPGASRAIVDAGWVPYAYQVGQTGKVVKPTVYIAAGISGATQHMVGMKGSKNIVAINKDEEAPIFGVADLGIVGDVHKVLPKLIEALQAR from the coding sequence ATGGCACTCTCCAAGATCTGGGTCCACGTCGAGGTCAACGAGGGCACGGTGGCCCCCATCACCCTCGAGATCCTGACCAGGGCCCGCGCCCTGGCCGACACCGTCGAGGCCTTCGTCGGCGGCTCCGCCGACGGCCTGGCCGAGGTCCTCGGGGCCCACGGGGCCACCAAGGTCCTGGCCACCGGTGACCTCGGGGGCGGGCTCCAGGGCGCTCACGTGGCCGGTGCGCTGGCCGCCGCCATCGAGGGCGGCGACGCCCCCGACGCCCTCTTCTTCGGCACCACCTACGACGGCCGCGACATCGCCGCCCGCCTGTCGGTGAAGCTGGACAAGCCGGTCATCTCCAACAACACCGACGTCGAGGTGGACGGGGACAACCTGGCCGTGTCCACCCCGATCTTCGGTGGCACGCAGGTCGTCAAGACCCGCTTCGCCGCCGGCAGCCCCGCCATCGCCCTCTTCCGCCCGAAGTCGTTCGTGGCCGAGGCCTCCGCCGGCGGCCCCGCCGAGGTGGCCGAGCTGGCCCGGGGCGACGTCGGCGCGGCCGGCGCGGCCAAGGTCCTCGACCGCCACGTGGAGGAGACCTCCGGTCCCAAGCTGGACGAGGCCGCCGTGGTCGTGGCCGGCGGCCGGGGCCTGGGCGAAGCCGGCAAGTTCGACATGATCGAGACGCTGGCCAAGCTGCTCAAGGGCGCCCCCGGCGCCTCCCGGGCCATCGTCGACGCCGGCTGGGTGCCGTACGCGTACCAGGTGGGCCAGACCGGCAAGGTCGTGAAGCCGACGGTCTACATCGCCGCCGGCATCTCGGGCGCCACCCAGCACATGGTGGGCATGAAGGGCTCCAAGAACATCGTGGCCATCAACAAGGACGAAGAGGCCCCGATCTTCGGCGTCGCCGACCTGGGCATCGTGGGCGACGTCCACAAGGTGCTGCCCAAGCTCATCGAGGCCCTGCAGGCCCGCTGA
- a CDS encoding TetR/AcrR family transcriptional regulator, with translation MSPVTRARSRRGQGERLREEILEAAEGLLLATGSEDAVSIRAVADAVGVTPPSIYRHFADKDMLLLEVCRHSFQRFDTALEGALAGIVDPRQVMHALGRAYIRYALDNPEHYRLLFMARYELSAQEYVEEMVTEGRSFHLLLRVAGELIGTGTLRPEVAERGDLHVGLLLWSAVHGLASLLVSKPGLPWPDRDALVDDLLAMALRGLSLPA, from the coding sequence ATGAGCCCGGTGACCCGGGCCCGGTCGCGCCGGGGCCAGGGCGAGCGCCTGCGGGAGGAGATCCTGGAAGCGGCCGAGGGCCTGCTGCTGGCCACCGGCTCCGAGGACGCCGTCTCGATCCGGGCCGTGGCCGATGCCGTGGGCGTGACGCCGCCGTCGATCTACCGGCACTTCGCCGACAAGGACATGCTCCTGCTCGAGGTGTGCCGCCACAGCTTCCAGCGCTTCGACACGGCCCTGGAGGGCGCCCTGGCCGGCATCGTCGACCCGAGGCAGGTCATGCACGCGCTGGGCCGGGCCTACATCCGCTACGCCCTGGACAACCCGGAGCACTACCGGTTGCTGTTCATGGCGCGCTACGAGCTCTCGGCCCAGGAGTACGTCGAGGAGATGGTCACCGAGGGGCGGTCGTTCCACCTCCTCCTGCGGGTGGCCGGCGAGCTGATCGGCACCGGCACCCTGCGGCCCGAGGTGGCCGAGCGGGGCGACCTGCACGTCGGGCTCCTGCTCTGGTCGGCGGTCCACGGGCTGGCCTCGCTGCTCGTCTCCAAGCCCGGCCTCCCGTGGCCCGACCGCGACGCCCTGGTCGACGACCTGCTGGCCATGGCCCTGCGGGGGCTCAGCCTCCCGGCGTGA
- a CDS encoding MMPL family transporter encodes MLTRLAHLSVRRRVLILVLAAVAFVAAGAVGGGVADHLSAGGFDDPSSESSRAEDVLAERFGTGSPNLVLLVTAEEGTTVDDATVAASAQALTDQLAAEPDVDDVASYWSLGRPPPLRSEAADSALVVARIEGDQDHVVTRAGELRERFGGRIDGATVTTGGFAAVFGDVNHTVEEDLLRAEVIALPITIILLLLIFRGVVASLLPLAIGALSVVGTFVVLRGLAEATEVSIFALNLTTAMGLGLAIDYSLFVVSRYREELAAGHAPHDAVVRTVRTAGRTVAFSALTVAASLCALLVFPQAFLRSFAYAGVAVAALAGLCAVVVLPALLAVLGHRVDALALGRRAAPPVGEGVWHRIATAVMRRPIPVITVVVVGLVLVGSPFRHLDLGRPDDRVLPASAESRQVSDVLRDDYGSQEAGALSVVVPDTASAGSGPAAEEAVARYATTLSRLDGVGRVDAGTGVYIDGAEIPVGPEVTARFAGEGGTWLSVVPDVEPVSAAGERLVERIRALDAPFEVLVTGEPARMVDSKASLLDRLPLALGIIALVTFALLFLMFGSVVVPLKALVLNLLSLSATFGAMVWVFQDGHLSDALDFTATGTIDATTPVLMFCIAFGLSMDYEVFLLSRIKEEHDAGRDNSSAVAVGLERTGRIVTAAALLIAVVFTAFATSHVSFIKLFGVGLTLAVLMDAFVIRATLVPAFMRLAGEANWWAPGPLRRFHARFGISEHVDLDRPGGGDDLGPGDTAGAGDDADRRVGVGRP; translated from the coding sequence ATGCTGACCCGGCTCGCCCACCTCTCCGTCCGCCGCCGCGTCCTGATCCTGGTCCTGGCCGCCGTCGCCTTCGTGGCCGCCGGGGCCGTGGGGGGCGGCGTGGCCGACCACCTCTCGGCCGGGGGCTTCGACGACCCCTCGTCGGAGTCGTCCCGGGCCGAGGACGTCCTGGCCGAGCGGTTCGGCACGGGCTCGCCCAACCTCGTCCTCCTGGTCACCGCCGAGGAGGGCACCACCGTCGACGACGCCACCGTGGCCGCCTCGGCCCAGGCCCTCACCGACCAGCTGGCCGCCGAGCCCGACGTGGACGACGTGGCCTCGTACTGGAGCCTGGGCCGGCCGCCGCCGCTGCGCTCCGAGGCCGCCGACTCCGCCCTGGTGGTGGCCCGCATCGAGGGCGACCAGGACCACGTCGTCACCCGGGCCGGCGAGCTGCGGGAGCGCTTCGGGGGCCGGATCGACGGGGCCACGGTGACCACCGGCGGGTTCGCCGCCGTCTTCGGCGACGTGAACCACACCGTCGAGGAGGACCTGCTGCGGGCCGAGGTCATCGCCCTTCCCATCACCATCATCCTGCTCCTCCTCATCTTCCGGGGCGTGGTGGCCTCGCTGCTGCCCCTGGCCATCGGGGCCCTCTCGGTGGTGGGGACCTTCGTGGTGCTCCGCGGGCTGGCCGAGGCCACCGAGGTGTCGATCTTCGCCCTGAACCTCACCACCGCCATGGGCCTGGGCCTGGCCATCGACTACAGCCTGTTCGTGGTGTCGCGCTACCGGGAGGAGCTGGCCGCCGGGCACGCCCCCCACGACGCCGTGGTGCGCACGGTGCGGACGGCGGGGCGCACGGTGGCCTTCAGCGCCCTCACCGTGGCCGCCTCCCTGTGCGCGCTCCTGGTCTTCCCCCAGGCCTTCCTGCGGTCCTTCGCCTATGCCGGGGTGGCGGTGGCGGCCCTGGCCGGCCTGTGCGCCGTGGTGGTGCTGCCCGCCCTCCTGGCCGTGCTCGGCCATCGGGTCGACGCCCTGGCGCTGGGGCGCCGGGCCGCCCCGCCGGTCGGCGAGGGGGTGTGGCACCGCATCGCCACCGCCGTCATGCGCCGGCCCATCCCCGTCATCACCGTGGTGGTGGTGGGCCTGGTGCTGGTGGGCAGCCCGTTCCGCCACCTCGACCTGGGCCGCCCCGACGACCGGGTCCTGCCCGCCTCGGCCGAGAGCCGGCAGGTCTCCGACGTGCTGCGCGACGACTACGGCTCGCAGGAGGCGGGCGCCCTGTCGGTGGTGGTGCCCGACACGGCGTCGGCCGGTTCGGGCCCGGCGGCCGAGGAGGCCGTGGCCCGCTACGCCACCACCCTGTCCCGCCTGGACGGCGTGGGCCGGGTGGACGCCGGCACCGGTGTGTACATCGACGGGGCCGAGATCCCCGTGGGCCCCGAGGTGACGGCGCGCTTCGCCGGCGAGGGTGGCACCTGGCTGTCGGTGGTGCCCGACGTCGAGCCGGTGTCGGCCGCCGGGGAGCGCCTGGTCGAGCGCATCCGCGCCCTCGACGCCCCGTTCGAGGTGCTGGTGACCGGCGAGCCGGCCCGGATGGTGGACAGCAAGGCCAGCCTGCTCGACCGCCTGCCACTGGCCCTGGGGATCATCGCCCTGGTCACCTTCGCCCTGCTGTTCCTGATGTTCGGCAGCGTGGTGGTGCCGTTGAAGGCACTGGTGCTGAACCTGCTCAGCCTGTCGGCCACCTTCGGGGCCATGGTCTGGGTGTTCCAGGACGGGCACCTGTCCGACGCCCTGGACTTCACCGCCACCGGGACCATCGACGCCACCACGCCCGTGCTCATGTTCTGCATCGCCTTCGGGCTGTCCATGGACTACGAGGTGTTCCTGCTGTCGCGCATCAAGGAGGAGCACGACGCCGGGCGTGACAACAGCTCCGCCGTGGCCGTGGGGCTGGAGCGCACCGGCCGCATCGTCACCGCCGCCGCCCTCCTGATCGCCGTCGTGTTCACCGCCTTCGCCACCTCGCACGTCAGCTTCATCAAGCTCTTCGGCGTGGGCCTGACCCTGGCCGTGCTGATGGACGCCTTCGTCATCCGGGCCACGCTCGTCCCCGCCTTCATGCGCCTGGCCGGCGAGGCCAACTGGTGGGCGCCCGGGCCCCTGCGCCGGTTCCACGCCCGGTTCGGCATCAGCGAGCACGTCGACCTGGACAGGCCCGGGGGGGGCGACGACCTCGGGCCCGGTGACACCGCGGGGGCGGGCGACGACGCCGACCGGCGGGTGGGGGTGGGTCGCCCATGA
- a CDS encoding sigma-70 family RNA polymerase sigma factor: MVAREDEPTPSQAGHHSRPASWSRSGGNQPVVGATNPDGWPSGLAELYVEERLALVRLAYLLTSDPQVAEELVHDAVLALRPRWDDIDHPPAYLRTAVVNRCRSWLRRARTERAHAPLPRPPAELEADELWDALATLDDRRRTAIVLRFYEDLPDEQIAAVLGCRPATVRTLIHRGLHLLRREIAR; encoded by the coding sequence GTGGTCGCCCGTGAGGACGAACCCACCCCCTCCCAGGCCGGCCACCACAGCCGACCTGCCTCCTGGAGCCGCTCTGGCGGGAACCAGCCAGTCGTCGGGGCCACGAACCCCGACGGCTGGCCTTCCGGCCTGGCCGAGCTCTACGTCGAGGAGCGCCTGGCGTTGGTCCGCCTGGCCTACCTGCTGACCTCCGACCCCCAGGTGGCCGAGGAGCTCGTCCACGACGCCGTCCTCGCCCTCCGCCCCCGGTGGGACGACATCGACCACCCCCCGGCCTACCTGCGCACCGCGGTGGTCAACCGGTGCCGCTCCTGGCTCCGCCGGGCCCGCACCGAGCGGGCCCACGCCCCCCTGCCCCGGCCCCCGGCCGAGCTGGAGGCCGACGAGCTGTGGGACGCCCTCGCCACCCTGGACGACCGTCGCCGCACCGCCATCGTCCTCCGCTTCTACGAGGACCTGCCCGACGAGCAGATCGCCGCCGTCCTGGGCTGCCGCCCGGCCACGGTGCGGACCCTGATCCACCGCGGCCTCCACCTCCTACGGCGGGAGATCGCACGATGA
- a CDS encoding SCO1664 family protein — MALLGRIVESSNATFLVSVAEVEAGGADPDDDPGDDPGQPLAAAGAEVRVEAGDDAPDRSPPGRRDTSDLPPGLKAVYKPLRGERPLWDFPEGLFRREAAAYELSAALGWDLVPGTVVREDAPLGVGSLQRFVEADFSRHYFVLRDEGHHDGQLMRMCAFDLLANNTDRKGGHVLVDGDDHVWGIDNGLCFSTEARLRTVIWDFAGLPVPDDVMDGVATLLATGLPGPVAALLLDDEAEAVLRRARVLRSARQFPHDPTGRRIPWPLI, encoded by the coding sequence GTGGCCCTGCTGGGTCGCATCGTCGAGAGCAGCAACGCCACGTTCCTGGTGTCGGTGGCCGAGGTCGAGGCCGGCGGGGCCGATCCCGATGACGACCCCGGCGACGATCCCGGCCAGCCCCTGGCCGCGGCCGGGGCCGAGGTGCGCGTCGAGGCCGGCGACGATGCCCCCGACCGGAGCCCCCCGGGACGGCGCGACACCTCCGACCTGCCGCCGGGGCTGAAGGCGGTGTACAAGCCCCTGCGGGGTGAGCGGCCGCTGTGGGACTTCCCCGAGGGGCTGTTCCGCCGGGAGGCGGCCGCCTACGAGCTGTCGGCCGCCCTGGGCTGGGACCTGGTCCCGGGCACGGTGGTGCGGGAGGACGCGCCGCTGGGCGTGGGCTCGCTCCAGCGCTTCGTGGAGGCCGACTTCTCCCGGCACTACTTCGTCCTGCGGGACGAAGGGCACCACGACGGCCAGCTGATGCGCATGTGCGCCTTCGATCTCCTGGCCAACAACACCGACCGCAAGGGCGGGCACGTCCTGGTCGACGGCGACGACCACGTCTGGGGCATCGACAACGGCCTGTGCTTCTCCACCGAGGCCCGGCTCCGCACCGTCATCTGGGACTTCGCCGGCCTGCCGGTGCCCGACGACGTCATGGACGGGGTGGCCACGTTGCTGGCCACCGGCCTGCCCGGGCCGGTCGCCGCTCTGCTCCTCGACGACGAGGCCGAGGCCGTGCTGCGCCGGGCCCGGGTGCTGCGCTCGGCCCGGCAGTTCCCCCACGACCCGACGGGCCGCCGGATCCCCTGGCCCCTGATCTGA
- a CDS encoding DUF3090 family protein produces the protein MSESQDFEAVDRFTAGAVGEPGRRVFLLQAVAGDTQVTVKCEKQQVAALAEYLQGVLADLPVVEGDPALDLALVPPHDPAWVAGTLSVAYDDVADRIVILVEEAGELDDEDDLLGANRASLRVRLTRAQVTALVDHATALVEGGRPPCPVCGHPMGPDHACPRTNGHGPPR, from the coding sequence ATGAGCGAGAGCCAGGACTTCGAGGCCGTCGACCGCTTCACCGCCGGCGCGGTGGGCGAGCCCGGCCGGAGGGTCTTCCTGCTCCAGGCCGTGGCCGGGGACACCCAGGTCACCGTGAAGTGCGAGAAGCAGCAGGTGGCGGCCCTGGCCGAGTACCTCCAGGGCGTGCTGGCCGACCTCCCGGTGGTGGAGGGCGACCCGGCGCTGGACCTGGCCCTGGTCCCGCCGCACGACCCGGCCTGGGTGGCCGGCACCCTCTCGGTGGCCTACGACGACGTGGCCGACCGCATCGTCATCCTGGTCGAGGAGGCGGGCGAGCTCGACGACGAGGACGACCTCCTCGGTGCCAACCGGGCCAGCCTGCGGGTGCGCCTGACCCGGGCCCAGGTCACGGCCCTGGTCGACCACGCCACCGCCCTGGTGGAGGGGGGCCGGCCCCCGTGCCCGGTGTGCGGCCACCCCATGGGTCCCGACCACGCCTGCCCGCGCACCAACGGCCACGGCCCGCCCCGCTGA
- a CDS encoding MSMEG_4193 family putative phosphomutase, with protein sequence MARPTQPKATRVLFVRHGATPTTGAVLPGRAPGLHLADQGRAQAEATAGRIGGLKGVAAVYASPLERTQETAAPIGRALGLRVKVDKGLLEADFGDWTGAKLADLRKRSEWKAVQGHPSAFRFPGGESFAEMQGRVVGATRRLCAAHPGATIVLVSHADPIKAALNEALGAHLDAFQRIVVSPCSVSAVAYGPTSTVVLAVNTTEGDLGALVAS encoded by the coding sequence ATGGCTCGCCCGACCCAGCCGAAGGCCACCCGCGTCCTGTTCGTGCGCCACGGCGCCACGCCCACCACCGGGGCCGTGCTGCCCGGGCGGGCGCCGGGCCTGCACCTGGCCGACCAGGGCCGGGCCCAGGCCGAGGCGACGGCGGGCCGCATCGGCGGGCTGAAGGGGGTGGCGGCGGTCTACGCCTCGCCCCTGGAGCGCACCCAAGAGACGGCGGCCCCCATCGGCCGGGCCCTCGGGCTGCGGGTCAAGGTGGACAAGGGCCTGCTGGAGGCCGACTTCGGCGATTGGACGGGGGCGAAGCTGGCCGACCTGCGGAAGCGGTCGGAGTGGAAGGCGGTCCAGGGCCACCCCAGCGCCTTCCGGTTCCCGGGCGGGGAGTCCTTCGCCGAGATGCAGGGCCGCGTGGTGGGGGCCACCCGCCGCCTGTGCGCCGCCCACCCCGGGGCCACCATCGTGCTGGTGAGCCACGCCGATCCCATCAAGGCGGCCCTCAACGAGGCCCTGGGGGCCCACCTGGACGCCTTCCAGCGCATCGTGGTGTCCCCGTGCTCCGTCTCGGCGGTGGCCTACGGGCCCACCTCCACCGTGGTCCTGGCCGTGAACACCACCGAGGGCGACCTGGGCGCCCTGGTCGCCTCGTGA
- a CDS encoding uracil-DNA glycosylase yields the protein MAPRRRPDTLARLEADIVACRACPRLVAWREQVGRDKRAAFRDEEYWARPIPGFGDPAAHLAIVGLAPAAHGANRTGRIFTGDRSGDVLYAALHRAGYANQPHSTHRDDGLELTGAWITCPVRCAPPGNAPTPAERDTCRPYLEREMALLADVRVLLVLGGFGYQVVCGLLGVRPRPRFGHGVEVPLPDGRTLLCSYHVSQQNTFTGRLTPAMLDQVLSRARALGSDSGASGGRR from the coding sequence GTGGCCCCCCGCCGTCGCCCCGACACGCTGGCCCGGCTGGAGGCCGACATCGTGGCCTGCCGGGCCTGCCCCCGCCTGGTGGCCTGGCGGGAGCAGGTCGGCCGGGACAAGCGGGCCGCCTTCCGGGACGAGGAGTACTGGGCTCGCCCCATCCCGGGCTTCGGCGACCCGGCCGCCCACCTGGCCATCGTGGGCCTGGCCCCCGCCGCCCACGGGGCCAACCGGACCGGGCGCATCTTCACCGGCGACCGTTCCGGCGACGTCCTCTACGCCGCCCTCCACCGGGCCGGCTACGCCAACCAGCCCCACAGCACCCACCGGGACGACGGGCTGGAGCTGACCGGGGCCTGGATCACCTGCCCGGTGCGGTGCGCCCCGCCCGGCAACGCTCCCACCCCGGCCGAGCGCGACACCTGCCGACCGTACCTGGAGCGGGAGATGGCCCTGCTGGCCGACGTGCGGGTGCTGCTGGTGCTGGGCGGCTTCGGCTACCAGGTGGTGTGCGGGCTCCTGGGCGTGCGTCCCCGGCCCCGCTTCGGCCACGGCGTGGAGGTGCCGCTGCCCGATGGCCGCACGCTCCTGTGCTCGTACCACGTCAGCCAGCAGAACACCTTCACCGGGCGCCTCACCCCGGCCATGCTCGACCAGGTGCTGAGCCGGGCCCGGGCCCTGGGCAGCGATTCGGGGGCATCCGGGGGGCGCCGGTAG
- a CDS encoding Coenzyme F420 hydrogenase/dehydrogenase, beta subunit C-terminal domain, whose protein sequence is MTDVAAASSPPAAPAPRTRWTAQWKELYEEVITTNLCTGCAGCVISCPHDVIGYDHVAGGYKPFHLEEELGAGDCVHGQKGCTTCTRACPRYQHWESQADEHLFGRARTEDEISGVYSDILLTRASDDGVHEAGQDGGLVSAMLLWLLEEGYIDGALVSYLEGDGSTWKAVPGLATTPEEIMAAAGSRYTYSANTLALPEAMERGLKDLALVGMSCQSSVPPVMWSRKVGKVSKPIKFNIGLLCSKTFDDAIFEELFEAKYGLTRAMIKKVNIKGKFQIWTHDGEYHEVPLKECHAWTREGCTHCPDFAAEHADISTGGIGKYNDWTLTIVRTELGREVIQRLVAAGRIETRPGDDDPGAIELMHKLAAKSRKRWPAEGVPVDTPRMLPPPAPKPDAAPAASTAPGAPAEATTAAATAPGAGA, encoded by the coding sequence ATGACGGATGTGGCAGCGGCCTCTTCCCCCCCTGCCGCGCCGGCTCCCCGCACGCGGTGGACGGCGCAGTGGAAGGAGCTCTACGAGGAGGTCATCACGACCAACCTCTGCACCGGCTGCGCCGGCTGCGTGATCTCGTGCCCCCACGACGTGATCGGCTACGACCACGTCGCCGGCGGCTACAAGCCCTTCCACCTGGAGGAGGAGCTGGGCGCCGGCGACTGCGTCCACGGCCAGAAGGGCTGCACCACCTGCACGCGGGCCTGCCCCCGCTACCAGCACTGGGAGAGCCAGGCCGACGAGCACCTCTTCGGCCGGGCCCGCACCGAGGACGAGATCTCGGGCGTCTACTCCGACATCCTCCTGACCCGGGCCTCCGACGACGGCGTCCACGAGGCCGGCCAGGACGGCGGCCTGGTCAGCGCCATGCTGCTGTGGCTGCTGGAGGAGGGCTACATCGACGGCGCCCTGGTCTCCTACCTGGAGGGCGACGGCTCCACCTGGAAGGCCGTCCCCGGCCTGGCCACCACGCCGGAGGAGATCATGGCCGCGGCCGGCAGCCGCTACACGTACTCCGCCAACACCCTGGCCCTCCCGGAGGCCATGGAGAGGGGCCTGAAGGACCTGGCCCTGGTGGGGATGAGCTGCCAGAGCTCGGTGCCGCCGGTGATGTGGTCGAGGAAGGTGGGCAAGGTCAGCAAGCCCATCAAGTTCAACATCGGGCTGCTGTGCTCCAAGACCTTCGACGACGCCATCTTCGAGGAGCTGTTCGAGGCCAAGTACGGCCTGACCCGGGCCATGATCAAGAAGGTCAACATCAAGGGCAAGTTCCAGATCTGGACCCACGACGGCGAGTACCACGAGGTGCCGCTCAAGGAGTGCCACGCCTGGACCCGGGAGGGCTGCACCCACTGCCCCGACTTCGCGGCCGAGCACGCCGACATCTCCACCGGCGGCATCGGCAAGTACAACGACTGGACGCTCACCATCGTGCGCACCGAGCTGGGCCGCGAGGTGATCCAGCGGCTGGTGGCGGCCGGGCGCATCGAGACCCGGCCGGGCGACGACGACCCCGGGGCCATCGAGCTGATGCACAAGCTGGCGGCCAAGAGCCGCAAGCGCTGGCCGGCCGAGGGCGTGCCCGTCGACACCCCTCGCATGCTCCCGCCGCCGGCACCCAAGCCGGACGCGGCCCCTGCAGCCAGCACCGCCCCGGGGGCCCCGGCCGAGGCCACGACTGCGGCCGCGACCGCGCCGGGGGCCGGCGCCTGA
- a CDS encoding acyl-CoA dehydrogenase family protein, translated as MDLTYPAEAEEFRRQIRAWLVENLPEGWFDEGFEMSPEERAAFNERWTKTLYEGGWICATWPEEYGGKGLSLIQGVVLSEEFSRAKAPMRADFFGDTLVGPTILQWGTEEQKQHLLPQILKGEVRWCQGFSEPESGSDLASLSTRAVLDGDEWVITGQKVWTTQAQFADYCFLLARTDPDAKKHAGISYLLVPMQQDGIEVRGIVQPDGTDEFNEVFFDGARCPRGNVLGGLNDGWKVANSTLGFERGMSATTGHRRFEEELRLMVGAARANGAIDDPLVRQGLARFHTKIQILRINGLRNLTANLTGKRDPGVAALGATNKMFWSEMHKEAMELALSIFGAGSLLSTVGPESGGWPGTVRSAGREAYPVSPMVSAFFFSRSETIWGGTSQIQRNIVGEKVLGLPREPKPASSPAAG; from the coding sequence ATGGACCTGACCTATCCGGCCGAGGCCGAGGAGTTCCGCCGCCAGATCCGGGCCTGGCTGGTGGAGAACCTCCCCGAGGGCTGGTTCGACGAGGGCTTCGAGATGAGCCCCGAGGAGCGGGCCGCGTTCAACGAGCGGTGGACCAAGACCCTCTACGAGGGCGGGTGGATCTGCGCCACGTGGCCCGAGGAGTACGGGGGCAAGGGCCTCTCGCTCATCCAGGGCGTGGTCCTCTCCGAGGAGTTCTCCCGGGCCAAGGCGCCCATGCGGGCCGACTTCTTCGGCGACACCCTGGTGGGGCCGACCATCCTCCAGTGGGGCACCGAGGAGCAGAAGCAGCACCTCCTGCCCCAGATCCTGAAGGGCGAGGTGCGCTGGTGCCAGGGCTTCTCGGAGCCCGAGAGCGGCTCCGACCTGGCCTCGCTGTCGACCCGGGCCGTGCTCGACGGCGACGAGTGGGTCATCACCGGCCAGAAGGTGTGGACCACCCAGGCCCAGTTCGCCGACTACTGCTTCCTCCTGGCCCGCACCGACCCCGACGCCAAGAAGCACGCCGGCATCTCCTACCTGCTGGTGCCCATGCAGCAGGACGGCATCGAGGTGCGGGGCATCGTGCAGCCCGACGGCACCGACGAGTTCAACGAGGTCTTCTTCGACGGGGCCCGCTGCCCCAGGGGCAACGTCCTGGGCGGGCTCAACGACGGGTGGAAGGTGGCCAACTCGACGCTCGGGTTCGAGCGGGGCATGTCGGCCACCACCGGCCACCGCCGCTTCGAGGAGGAGCTGCGCCTGATGGTCGGCGCGGCTCGGGCCAACGGCGCCATCGATGACCCCCTGGTCCGCCAGGGCCTGGCCCGCTTCCACACCAAGATCCAGATCCTGCGCATCAACGGCCTCCGCAACCTGACCGCCAACCTGACCGGCAAGCGGGACCCCGGCGTGGCCGCCCTGGGGGCCACCAACAAGATGTTCTGGTCGGAGATGCACAAGGAGGCCATGGAGCTGGCCCTGTCCATCTTCGGGGCGGGGTCGCTGCTCTCGACCGTCGGCCCCGAGAGCGGGGGCTGGCCGGGCACGGTCCGCTCCGCCGGCCGGGAGGCCTACCCCGTGAGCCCCATGGTCTCGGCCTTCTTCTTCAGCCGGTCCGAGACCATCTGGGGCGGCACGTCGCAGATCCAGCGCAACATCGTGGGCGAGAAGGTCCTGGGCCTGCCCCGCGAGCCCAAGCCCGCGTCGTCCCCGGCCGCCGGGTAG